In candidate division KSB1 bacterium, the following are encoded in one genomic region:
- a CDS encoding exodeoxyribonuclease III, which produces MAVVRMLSWNVNGLRAVVTKGFVDWLIQEQPDILCLQETKVNASQVPKELARLQGYKAFFASAERPGYSGVAMFTKREPLQVKPGFGVERFDSEGRTQVADYGDFVLYNVYFPNGKASPERLRYKMEFYEAFLEHVRQVLSSGKRV; this is translated from the coding sequence ATGGCTGTCGTGCGCATGCTTTCCTGGAACGTGAACGGTTTGCGCGCCGTTGTGACAAAAGGATTCGTGGACTGGCTGATCCAAGAGCAACCGGACATCCTTTGTCTGCAGGAGACCAAGGTCAACGCCTCGCAGGTCCCTAAGGAATTGGCCCGGCTCCAGGGGTACAAGGCTTTTTTCGCCTCGGCGGAGCGTCCTGGGTATAGCGGAGTGGCCATGTTCACCAAGCGCGAGCCGTTGCAGGTCAAGCCCGGGTTCGGCGTCGAGCGCTTCGACAGCGAGGGGAGGACCCAGGTGGCCGACTATGGCGATTTTGTGCTTTACAACGTCTACTTTCCCAACGGCAAGGCCTCTCCAGAGCGGCTGCGCTACAAGATGGAATTCTACGAGGCCTTCCTTGAGCATGTGCGTCAGGTCCTCTCCTCTGGCAAGCGAGT
- a CDS encoding glycoside hydrolase family 9 protein: MEGNVGQVTRALCLLLAVVMVAHGAAAAQKGIPTIHVRVNQVGYLPGDPKVAIAFSRHSLDGARFEVIDAATGKRAWGPQAVGASVGAWGNFPFHYRLDFSQVRTPGRFKVKISGTPYTSLPFTIGAEAYKDYHELVLAYLRQQRCGYNPFLDEVCHRKDGRTVYGPMPDGTFIDVSGGWHDAGDYLRYLLTSGNAVGRLLFSYRLNKGKFADKVDYWGHPSPNGVPDVLDEARWGLEWMLKMHPAPDQLFHQVADDRDHIGFKMPYADSADYGYGPGSYRVVYYATGEPQGLGQYQNTSTGIANLAGRYAAAMAMAADIWRRDIGEEWFAARCLKAAEEVYEMGRRQPGCQEGTPCRAPYRYHERTWADDMEWGAAELYRLTGQKRYLDEARSYARLATTVSWMGADTAHHYEFYPFMNLGHFALWQVTEDKALRDTLADYYRQGIEAVWRKAQGNPYHIGIPFIWCSNNLAAALVTQCLLYETMTGDTAYHLLMTETRDWLLGRNPWGVSQFVGIPGQEGNTPQFPHSAIALHLGRQILGALNDGPVYASIFNSLKGIRLSRDDPYAEFQSDLVVYHDDTWDYATNEPTLDGTAEAHYFLAYFAVGQAPPK; this comes from the coding sequence ATGGAGGGTAATGTGGGGCAGGTGACAAGAGCGCTTTGTCTTCTGCTGGCCGTGGTAATGGTGGCGCACGGCGCAGCGGCAGCCCAAAAGGGCATTCCAACCATTCACGTACGGGTGAACCAGGTCGGCTATCTGCCCGGAGACCCGAAGGTGGCTATCGCCTTTTCGCGGCACTCTCTGGACGGGGCGCGCTTTGAGGTGATCGACGCAGCCACGGGAAAGCGGGCGTGGGGGCCGCAGGCGGTCGGAGCCAGTGTTGGTGCCTGGGGAAACTTTCCCTTTCACTACCGCCTGGACTTTAGCCAGGTGCGCACTCCGGGGCGATTCAAGGTAAAAATCTCTGGAACCCCGTACACATCTCTTCCTTTCACCATCGGCGCGGAGGCCTACAAAGACTACCACGAACTCGTCCTTGCCTACCTGCGGCAACAGCGCTGTGGCTACAATCCCTTCCTGGATGAGGTGTGCCACCGTAAGGATGGGCGCACGGTGTACGGGCCGATGCCGGATGGTACCTTCATCGATGTGAGCGGCGGCTGGCATGATGCCGGCGACTATCTGCGCTACCTCCTGACTTCTGGCAACGCGGTGGGACGCTTGCTTTTCTCGTATCGCCTAAACAAGGGCAAGTTTGCGGATAAGGTAGACTACTGGGGCCATCCTTCCCCGAACGGAGTGCCTGATGTGTTGGACGAGGCGCGCTGGGGACTGGAATGGATGCTCAAGATGCATCCAGCGCCGGACCAGCTCTTTCACCAGGTGGCTGATGACCGCGACCACATCGGTTTCAAGATGCCCTACGCGGACTCTGCGGATTACGGCTATGGCCCAGGTAGCTACCGGGTGGTCTACTATGCGACGGGAGAGCCACAGGGATTGGGACAGTACCAAAACACCTCCACTGGCATCGCCAATCTTGCCGGCCGGTACGCGGCGGCGATGGCGATGGCCGCCGACATCTGGCGCCGCGACATCGGCGAGGAGTGGTTCGCGGCGCGGTGCCTGAAGGCTGCCGAGGAGGTTTACGAGATGGGGCGACGACAACCTGGTTGCCAAGAGGGCACTCCCTGTCGCGCGCCCTACCGCTACCACGAACGCACCTGGGCCGACGACATGGAATGGGGCGCAGCGGAACTGTACCGCCTCACCGGCCAGAAGCGCTACCTTGACGAGGCCCGATCCTATGCGCGGCTCGCCACTACCGTCTCCTGGATGGGCGCCGATACCGCGCACCACTATGAATTCTACCCCTTTATGAACCTTGGACACTTTGCCTTGTGGCAGGTGACAGAAGACAAGGCGTTGCGCGACACCCTCGCAGATTACTACCGCCAGGGGATCGAGGCGGTGTGGCGCAAGGCACAAGGGAACCCCTACCATATCGGCATCCCTTTCATCTGGTGTTCGAACAACTTGGCCGCTGCCTTGGTGACCCAGTGCCTGCTTTACGAGACCATGACCGGCGACACCGCCTACCACCTCTTGATGACGGAGACGCGCGATTGGCTTTTGGGGCGGAATCCGTGGGGCGTGAGCCAATTTGTGGGCATTCCCGGGCAGGAAGGGAACACGCCGCAGTTCCCGCACAGCGCCATCGCCTTGCACTTGGGGCGGCAGATCCTGGGCGCCCTCAATGACGGCCCAGTTTATGCCTCCATCTTCAATAGCCTGAAAGGCATCAGGCTGTCGCGAGATGACCCCTATGCTGAATTCCAGTCGGACCTGGTGGTGTACCACGACGATACCTGGGATTATGCCACCAACGAGCCGACGCTGGACGGCACTGCGGAAGCACACTATTTTCTCGCCTACTTCGCTGTTGGCCAGGCACCCCCCAAGTGA
- a CDS encoding DNA-3-methyladenine glycosylase I, which produces MVLPGPDNLPRCDWAVGVDALYMRYHDEEWGVPVYDDRLLFEFLILEGFQAGLSWATILRKRERFRAAFDQFRPEVVATYGAKKTEELAADPGIVRNRAKIEAAVRNAKAFLKVQQQWGSFADFAWSFVDHKPVLNYWHEMRQVPSTTPQAEALSKALRGYGFQFVGPTICYAFMQAVGLVNDHLVSCFRFGQLVEGTQKRAGEHGG; this is translated from the coding sequence ATGGTGCTCCCGGGTCCGGACAATCTTCCCCGCTGCGATTGGGCTGTGGGTGTGGACGCCCTGTACATGCGCTACCACGACGAGGAATGGGGCGTGCCCGTGTATGACGACCGCCTGCTCTTTGAGTTCCTGATTTTGGAAGGCTTTCAGGCCGGCCTGAGTTGGGCTACGATTCTCAGAAAGCGAGAACGTTTTCGCGCGGCTTTTGACCAGTTTCGCCCAGAGGTCGTGGCCACGTACGGGGCGAAGAAGACGGAGGAACTGGCAGCCGACCCAGGGATTGTACGCAACCGGGCAAAGATCGAGGCGGCGGTCCGCAACGCCAAGGCATTCCTCAAGGTACAGCAACAGTGGGGGAGTTTTGCCGATTTTGCGTGGAGCTTTGTGGACCACAAACCGGTGTTGAACTACTGGCATGAGATGCGGCAGGTGCCGAGCACTACGCCACAGGCAGAGGCGTTGAGCAAGGCCCTTCGGGGTTATGGTTTTCAGTTCGTCGGTCCCACCATTTGTTACGCCTTCATGCAGGCGGTGGGTCTAGTCAATGACCATTTGGTATCGTGCTTCCGCTTTGGTCAGCTGGTGGAGGGCACACAAAAGAGAGCCGGAGAACATGGAGGGTAA
- a CDS encoding DUF3078 domain-containing protein has product MARRHSIVLASLAVHLALSHAGSAQIKAPDSTALRKALRLRLDVAQTSFANWAQGADNSLAYVSGLSFALSQDRPAATWQAKADLIFGQTRLGGKGLRNTQDKIDLYAQYTWKNKALSNPYASLSFLTQFAKGYDYRKTPPLLKSDFWDPAYLLESFGFGLLLTPRVQTKVGGAVKHTFTRNLHAYSDDPKTPDRIERVRVEPGLTTRTDVGIAVNSNLKFAHTLEAFSNLRGYRQIDVRLDNRLEAKVAKFVSANLNVFLLYDRDQTRKVQMRQFLGIGFMLDVF; this is encoded by the coding sequence ATGGCGAGGCGCCACAGTATTGTCTTGGCTTCATTAGCCGTTCACCTCGCCCTGTCCCATGCGGGCTCGGCGCAAATCAAGGCTCCTGACAGCACTGCCCTGCGGAAGGCCTTGCGCCTGCGCTTGGATGTGGCGCAGACCAGTTTTGCCAATTGGGCCCAGGGAGCAGATAACAGTCTGGCCTATGTGAGCGGTCTGAGTTTTGCCCTTTCACAGGACCGCCCAGCTGCAACCTGGCAAGCTAAGGCTGACCTTATCTTCGGGCAAACTCGCCTGGGTGGCAAAGGACTCCGCAACACCCAGGACAAGATCGACCTATATGCCCAGTACACGTGGAAAAACAAGGCCCTCTCCAACCCCTATGCGTCCCTGAGCTTCCTCACTCAGTTTGCCAAGGGCTACGACTACCGCAAGACGCCGCCACTGCTCAAGTCGGACTTTTGGGACCCAGCGTATTTGCTGGAGAGTTTCGGCTTTGGGCTCTTGCTCACTCCGCGCGTGCAGACAAAGGTGGGCGGAGCCGTCAAGCACACCTTCACGCGCAACCTCCATGCGTACAGCGATGACCCCAAAACCCCGGATCGCATCGAACGCGTTAGGGTGGAACCAGGTCTGACAACCCGCACCGATGTGGGCATTGCCGTCAATAGCAACCTCAAATTCGCCCACACTCTGGAGGCCTTTTCCAACCTGCGGGGTTATCGCCAAATCGATGTGCGCCTGGACAACCGCCTCGAAGCAAAGGTAGCCAAGTTTGTATCGGCGAATCTTAACGTCTTTCTGCTCTACGACCGCGACCAAACGCGAAAGGTACAGATGAGGCAATTCCTGGGCATCGGGTTCATGCTAGATGTCTTCTGA